Within Hydrogenoanaerobacterium saccharovorans, the genomic segment GCACGGTTGTGGCTCTTGATGGAATTGCAATTATTGTAAACAAAGCAAACCCTGTAAAAGACCTTTCGGTGGAGCAAATTGCAAAACTTGCTACCGGTGAGATTACCAACTGGAAAGATGTGGGAGGAAGCGATGGCCCTGTTGTTATGATTGGCCGCGAGGCAGGTTCGGGCACAAGAGATGGCTTTGAGAGCATTACCGATATTAAAGATAAAGCAAAATACGCACAAGAACTTACCGCAACAGGCGCGATTATTGCTGCGGTAGAAGCAAATGCAAATGCAATCGGTTATGCATCGCTCTCTGCGGTAAAAGAAACGGTAAAAGCAATTACGGTAGAAGGCGTAGAGGCAACCGAAGCAACGGTGCAAGACGGCACCTACAAAGTGCAAAGACCGTTCTTAATGATTACAAAACAAGGCGAAACTCTCCGCCCCGAAGTGCAGGCATTCATCGACTTTGCTCTGAGCAAAGACAATGCCGAAATCATTGTAAATGCAGGCGCGGTACCGGCTGTAAAATAACACGCAACTAAAATTTCATACTCCTCTTTTAAGATATTCGTTCAACAACATCTCCTCAAAACACCTCCATCTGCAAACGGCATTTGGGGGTGTTTGCATCAAAAGCTATTTAGGTAAAGTTTTTATAAATCAAGGCGCGCACAGCGCACCTGCATAGGAGAACTTTCAATGAAGCTGAAAAAAATAACAGAAAAAATTATGAATACCGTCTTTTTTTTCTGCGGTATGGTTGCCATTGCATCGGTCATGCTGATAAGTGTTTATATGGTTTTATCAGGGCTGCCTGCCATCAAAGAGATTGGGCTGACCAATTTTTTATTCGGTAAGGTATGGCAAAGCACTGCAACCGAGCCCAAATTTGGTATCCTGCCGTTTATACTTACATCAGCATACGGTACTGCGGGTGCTATCCTGATTGGGGTGCCTGTGGGGTTACTTACTGCGGTGTTTCTCTCAAAAGTTGCGCCGCCCAAACTGGCAAATACTGTGCGCCCGGCGGTGGAGCTGCTGGCGGGGATCCCGTCTGTAGTATACGGTTTGGTGGGTATGATTATTTTGGTGCCTGCCATTGCAAAAGCATTCAAACTGGCAAACGGTTCTTCGCTGTTTGCTGCTATTTTGGTACTGGCAATTATGATTCTGCCCTCCATCATCAGTGTGTCTGAAACTGCGCTTAATGCAGTGCCGCCCGAGTACGAAGAGGCATCTCTTGCACTGGGTGCAACCAAAATAGAAACCATCTTTAAAGTAAGCATACCTGCGGCGCGCAGCGGTATAGCAGCCGGCATTGTTCTGGGTATTGGGCGTGCCGTAGGCGAGGCAATGGCAGTGATTATGGTTGCCGGTAATGTGGCAAATATGCCAAAACTGTTTGGGTCGGTCACATTTCTTACCACCGCGGTATCCAAAGAGATGGCATATGCATCGGGCTTGCAAAAACAGGCATTGTTCAGCATTGCGCTCATCCTATTTATTTTTATTATGATTATTAACGTGACGCTCAACTTAATTTTAAAAAAGGGTGGCGGAGGTGAAAAATGATGGTGAATCATAACCACGGCAAAAGCCAAACTGCAAACGCTTTTCGTCTTTCAAAAAAACGCAAAAGCTACGACACCGTCATCAAAGGCTTATTGTACCTTGCGGCGTTCATCACATTTGCGTTACTGGTGGGGCTGATTGGCTACATCTTTTACCGCGGGTTGGGCAACATCACTTGGCCGCTGCTTTCTACCTCGCCCAGTGCTTTAAAGGGTACTATTGGTATATTGCCTAACATTTTAAACACATTGTATATTATTTTAATCAGCCTTGTCATCGTTTTGCCGCTTGGCATTGGTGCGGCAATTTACCTTACCGAATACGCAACCAACAAAAAATTGGTTTGGCTGATTGAGTTTACAACCGAAACACTCACCGGTATCCCGTCTATTATCTTTGGTTTGGTGGGGATGCTGTTTTTCGTGCAGTTTTGTAATTTGCAAACCTCGCTGATTGCAGGTGCACTTACACTGGTGATTATGATTTTGCCCACCATTGTACGCACCACGCAAGAGAGCCTTAAAACGGTGCCTGTCTCTTACCGCGAAGGTGCGTTGGGGCTTGGTGCCACCAAATGGTATATGATACGAACCATTATTTTGCCAAGCACCATCGACGGGATTGTAACCGGGTGCATTCTTGCCATCGGGCGCATTGTGGGCGAATCGGCTGCGCTGCTGTTTACGGCAGGCATCGGCTCGGTGGTTGCCAAAAACATTTTTGCCGCAATGACGCGCTCCGGTGGTACCCTTTCTGTGGCGCTGTATGTGTATGTGTTTGAGCGGGGCGAATTTAATGTTGGCTTTGCCATTGCTGCAATCTTGATGATTTTGGTGCTCATCATCAACTTTGGCGCAAAAGCAGTAAACAAGAAGTTGAAAAATAAGTTCTAAATTAGGGGATAGATAACATGGAAAACATGATCACCACCAAAGACCTTGACCTGTTTTACGGCGCTTTTCAGGCGCTTAAAAAAATCAACCTCGAAATACCCGAGCACGAAATCACCGCTCTCATTGGGCCCTCCGGCTGCGGAAAATCAACCTTTTTAAAAACGCTCAACCGGATGAACGACTTGGTTGCAGGCGTTAAAATTACCGGAGAGGTGCTTTACCGCGGGCAAGATATTTTTGCCCCCGAGGTAGATGTGACATGGCTGCGCAAACGCATCGGGATGGTGTTCCAAAAGCCCAATCCGTTTCCGATGACCATCTACGACAATATTGCGTACGGCCCCCGCTTGCACGGTACGCATTCCAAAGCCGAACTCAACGACCTTGTAGAAAAAAGCCTGCGCGGTGCGGCTTTGTGGGATGAGGTAAAAGATCGGCTGAAAAAATCGGCACTTGGCCTTTCGGGCGGGCAGCAGCAGAGAATGTGCATTGCACGTGCGCTGAGTGTACAGCCCGATGTTATATTAATGGATGAACCCACCTCTGCACTCGACCCCATTTCTACTATGAAAATTGAAGATTTGATGAGTGACCTCAAAGAGCAATACACCGTTGTAATTGTTACCCACAACATGCAGCAAGCGGCGCGTATATCCGATAAAACCGCGTTTTTTCTGTTAGGCGAAATGATTGAATTCAGCGATACTGAGCGCATGTTCTCAATGCCGAGAGACAAACGCACCGAAGATTACATCACCGGACGATTTGGATAAATAGGACTGTATTTTAGTAAGGAGAGAATAAGAATGACTGCACGTTCAACCTTTGAAACAGAGCTGGAACAGCTCAACCTCGACCTCATCAAAATGGGCGGCATGATTGAAGAAGCCATTGCAAAATCCATCGGCGCGCTTGAAACGTCCGATACAAACATTGCCAATGAGATTATCTCTGCCGACCGCACGGTAGATGATATGGAAAAACAAATCGAAGCGCGCTGCCTGCGCCTGCTGATGCGCCAACAGCCCGTTGCGCGCGACCTTCGCGCCATTTCTACCGCACTAAAAATGATTACCGATATGGAGCGCATAGGCGACCATGCGGCTGATATTGCCGAACTCACCATTCGGCTGGACAGCAATAAGCCGCTTTCGATGGCACAGCATATCCCCGAAATGGCAGACATCGCCACGCAAATGGTGCGCGCCTGCGTAAAATCGTTTATCGACAACAATTTGGAACAGGCGAAAGAAACCATTGCGCGTGATGACGAAGTGGATGACCTGTTTAATGTGGTGCGCGATGAGCTGATCAAAACACTTTCAGGCGAGAGTGATGCCGAAAAGGCAAATCAAGCAATCGACCTGATGATGATTGCTAAATATCTGGAGCGCATCGGTGACCATGCCGTAAATATTTGCGAATGGGTTGTTTTTTACGATACAGGCCTGCACAAACAAACTCAAATTATGTAATATATGGTATAATAACCTTGATGCAATTGCGCAATAATACCGCTGCCGCGTTGCGGCTGTGGCTCTATAGATACAAACATACAACAGGAGGAGGTGCCTCTATGAATCATCTTATTTTTGTTACAGAGGATGAGGACAATATCAGAGAACTGCTGCGTTGCACGATTGAAAGCTTTGGCTATGCGGTAGAGTGCTTTGAAACTGCCGAGGATTTGCTGGAACGGCTGAAAACAACCGTCCCCTCTCTCATCCTGCTGGATATTATGCTGCCGGGAATGGATGGACTGGAAGCACTGAAAAAAATCAAAAAGAACCCCGCATCTGCTGCCGTACAGGTGCTTTTGCTTACGGCAAAGTCGAGCGAGGTGGATAAAGTGCGCGGGTTGGATTTGGGTGCAGAAGACTATATTACCAAACCATTCGGCGTATTGGAGCTCAATGCACGCATCCGCACTGCGCTGCGGCGGTTGGAAAGCCCAACCTCGGCAGCGGTTGAACAAGAGGTGCTGCGCGGTAAAGATATTACGCTGGATGTACAAAACCGCGAGATAACATTGGACGGGGCACCGGTAGAGCTGACCTTAAAAGAGTTTGACCTGCTTAAAATATTAATGACAAACAACAACCGTGTGGTAGAACGTGAAGAACTGCTCAACAGTATTTGGGGCTACGATTATGTAGGTGAAACCCGTACACTGGATATGCACATCAAAACCCTACGTGCCAAACTTGCCGACAATGCCGAAAGCCCGCGTTTTATTAAAACGGTGCGCGGTATCGGCTACAAATTTATTGGGAATTGATACCTCAAAATCAGTGCTGAATAACAGAGGTGTAACATGAAAAAGTACATTATAATCCGCTGCATTTTTTTATGTGTGGCGGTGGTGCTGCTATCGGGGCTTGCCAGTGCGGTGATTTTGCAATATAGCAAAGAGCAAGCGATTGTGCGCAACATGAAGGACATCTTAATGTCGATTTCGTTGCAGGACGAGACTGCAAATAAAGATTATGATGCCTTTGCAAAGGCATATACCAAGCTCTCTTTCGAATACCGCATCACCGTCATCAATAAATCGGGCGAGGTATTGGGCGACTCCAACTTTAATTATACCGATATGCCGAACCACGCTGACCGTCCCGAAATCAAACAGGCAATTGCCGCGGGTACAGGATATGAAAAGCGTTCGTCCGAAACGTTTGGCAAACCCATGCTGTATGTGGCACTGCGCGATGGCGACATTATTTACCGCATTGCCTCGCCGGTAGATACCATCAATGCAACGTTTGTGGATTTGCTGCCCGCACTGCTGGCTGGTTTGGTGCTTGCCCTCATTATCTCGCCGGTTTTGGCGGCATCAACGGCAAAGAGCATTACAAAACCCCTTGCAAATGTGGCAGACAGCTTAAAAACCCTCGACAGCGAGGATTACGATATTAAAGTAATGCCGAGTGAATTTGATGAACTGCAGCCGATTGCAAGCACCATCAATTCACTTACCAAGCATATCTCCGAGACGATGCGCGAGCTTGCTGACCAAAAAGAAAAGACAGATTATTTGCTTAACAATATGGAAGATGGACTTATCTTGGTGGATAACAACATGCGTGTACTGCAAATTAATACAGCCGCGCAAAAAATTTTGGGCGAGAGCAAAAGCGTAGAGGGTAAAAATTTATTAATGCTTACCAATAAGCCCAAGTTGTTTGAAGCAGTACAAAATGCGGTGCAAAATGGGGTGTCTACCCTGTTCGATTTCAACAGCAGCGAAACTGCGGGCATGGTGCTTTCGGTTCACGTCACAGCCATACATTCCGATTGGATGGCACAGGGCAAGGCGAACGGTGCAGTCATCCTTATCACCGATGTGACGCAGGAGCGGCAGGCAGAAAGGATGCGTAGCGAGTTTGTTGCCAATGCCTCGCACGAGCTGAAAACCCCCATTACTTCTATCGGTGGTTTTGCCGAGCTGCTTGCAGCAGGTGTGGTGAAAGACCCCGACAAGGTGCAGGATTACCTGGTGCGCATTAAAAACGAAACACAGCGTATGGCACTGCTTATCGAAGATATTCTCAAACTTGCGAGTATCGAAAACAGCGAACAAAACGAGCAGAGTTTTGAGCCTGTAGACCTTAAAGAAGTGATTGAAGAAGTGATAGAAAACATACAGCCTCAAATAACAGCGCGCAATGTTACGGTTACCGCCGACGCGCAGGATGTGGTTATTCATGCAGTGCCCGATGATATGGAGGCATTGGTACAGAACCTGTTGGATAACGCGGTAAAATACAACCACGATGGGGGAAGTGTTACCGTAAAGCTTGAAAAACAAGGGGGCAAGGTTTGTTTTTCTGTAGCGGATACAGGCATTGGAATACGGTACGAAGACCAGCCCCGCATTTTTGAACGGTTTTACCGCGTAGACAAAGGCAGAAGCCGCAAGGTTGGCGGAACAGGATTGGGGCTTTCGATTGTAAAGCATGTAGTATCAAAATACGGCGGAGAAATATTTTTAAAAAGTATAGACGGCAAGGGTACCGCCATTTCGGTTACGATCCCGCTTTAAAAAGGAAATTGCCCAAGAAATATTGTAATCACAGAGATGGGAAAATAAGTTTTTGATATTCTATAATAGAGCAACCTGCAACAAAAAAAGCCTGTATCTGCACGATACAGGCTTTTTGGTCGAGTTTCATCTTTTACTATTTTCGCTTGGGTTTGCGTTTGGATGTAACCGGCTTTTTTCGAACCGAATAGCCAAAGCTGCCCAGTTTTGCACCAAGTTCAAAGTATTCGCCGTGGGCATAGGCAACCAATCCGCACTTATCCAAGTGCAGTTTGCCGTTTTTATCCACATACTGTTCGTCTACATTTACCGCAACTACTTCAGCTAAAAACATATCATGCGAGCCAAGCGGCAGCACCTGTTTTACGCGGCATTCCAGCGAGAGCGGGCTTTGCGCAATCAAAGGGGCAGAAACTTTGCCCGCAGGCTCTGCCGTGAGCTTGCATGCGGCAAACTTGTCTTCTTTTGCACCGGTTTTTACACCGCAGTAGTCGCAGGCGCGCACCAAATCTTTGGTGGTGAGGTTAATGACAAACTCGCCGCTTTCGCGAATCAGCTTATAAGAATAGCGGCTGGGGCGAATAGAAACATAGGTCATGGTGGGGTTGGTGCATACAATGCCTGTCCATGCTATGGTGAGCACATTGGGGTGCTCGAGCGTACCGCAGCTTACCAATGCGGGCGGTACAGGTGCAAGCAGTGTGCCGGGGTTCCATGCAAGCTTACTCATAATAGTTGCTCCTTTATCTTCAGCAATATGCTGGCGTTTTATTTTTTATGTATTTCACAATTGGTGGATGCCTTTTATTTTACTATAATAATGTCTGCTGAACAATTAGAAAATTGCATTCGTTTAGTGGGTATTAGAATGAACTTACAAATGCAAAGGAGCCGACGGCTTGAATCGGCTCCTTTTTACATGTTTGCATTGCAATATAAATACAGTTATTTTATTGCTACCAACACATACACTTCTGCATTATAGTACGCTTGATTGTTGGATGAGATGTTCATATTGGCATTTTGTACCACCACCGCCAGTTTGGCTTTGTCGTTTTCTGTGGTAAAGGTTGCCTCGTCGGTGGATAGTACCGATTTGTTTTCGTTCTTGTTAAGGTATCTTGAAAAAATCTCATCGGTACTGAACCGAATTATTTCTTCATCGCTGCTGCCCCTTAAAATGATACCATACTGGTTACCCTTTCTCTCTTTTTTCAGAGTATATTTAACCCCTGCTTTTTCAATATCACTGATTTTTGAGTTCGATGTTTCGTCTAAGTTAATAGAGGTGCGGGTAAGAACGTCGTAACCTGCTATATTAATTGGCTCCTCCGGTTTTAAATAGACGGTGACATAGCGGGTGTGTTCCGGCTGACCGTATGCCTCAAAACCAAACGTATTGTAAAAATCTTCGTAAACGTGAAAGTCTTTGGGCATATATACAACCTTGTTGGTGTATTGCATCATGCTAAGGTACTCTACAGAAGATACAATTTTCTTTTTATCTTCTTCTTTAATTGAGCTGTTGGGTATAATCGCGTTGTCTTTCAGCATGCTGTTTTGAACAAGTACATTTTTGAGCATGTTTTCTTGGCTCATCCTGCTTACGGTAAAAGCATCAACGGGTGGGATAATGGATATTGCCGAAAATGCAATCAGCATCGCCGCTAAAATGCCGTTTTTTTGTACCGGTACAACACTCATCACAACACCCGCACATGCTGAAAAAATACCAAATAAAATAACAAAGTAACGGGTATGGGTAATGCCTGTTTCTCGTAAGTTCATAATAGAAGATGCGATTTGAAAAACCACAATGGGGATGAGCACTTTAGGGAAAATGAGGCGGAACAAAGCTGCAAACTTGTTTTGCAGCCTGCTGGCTAAGATATAGACAATGATGATTGTAATGGAATAAGAGACAAGCATCGGTTCCAGCAGGTTGTTTGTCCAAAAACTGCCTTGGATGTTCAGTAAAATATACAGTAAAAGTATCACCGTAAAAATTGCCGTTAATGGGATGATAATATAAGAGATAAGAACCTCTAAAAATCTGGGGCAGAATGCCGCGCGTTCAATGATATCATCCAGTTCTGTATTTTTGGCGGCATCTCTTTTTCTAGGATAGATTGGGATGAGTGAAAGGAAAAAAAGCGGTGCAAACACAATAAAAACAATGTTTGCCGTATGGGCATAAGCCTTACTGGGGATATCAACAATGAGCAGGTCTATTGCCGAGATGATAAGGCTGCATCCGCCGAAAATTACGGCTGAATAAAAGATAGAATGGAAAAACGATTTGAACGCAGCCATAAAACTTTCGTTAAAGCTGATTTTGCTGCGGATAACAGGCAGCCATATATACGCAAAGAACAGAGCCAATAATGCCACCAAAGTGCGGATGCCTATTTCTTCACTCAGCTCGGGGGCTGCTTTGATTATCAGGTAGTAAGCCAGAGTAAGGGCAATGCCGATGCCCATGAGCAGCAAACGAGCAGAAGACTTATTAAAAAAACGCTCGTAGGCAGCCTGCAGTGCTGCACATAATACGGCACCTACTACACAAGCCAAAATCAAATTTATATAGCTTTCTCCTGTATGGATGGTAATAGTATTTATAACAGCAGCACTCAAAAAAAACGCAGCAGTCAGTGGGTAACGGGTAATAGCATGGGTGAGCCCCCGCAGTTGGTTTGATAGCATTGTCAACCGTTTCATTTGTGTTATCCTCTCCATCACTCATTATTTAGCTACAAAAACATCGATTGGTTGGCTGTTTCACTGGAACAGCCGGCAGGTAGAGTGAAACAGCTCTTACCTTATTATTCCTGTATATTTTAAAAGATATTCGCTATACCTGTTTAACTGTATTTTGGTCTAAATGCATTATATCATATTTCGCAATACCACACACCAATTTTAATCTGTTTTACATATAAAAAATGCCGCCTAAACTTTGCGCTTAAGCGGCATTGTCCACTGTATTATTGCGAAACAGACGGCAAATTGCCCAAATTGTTGCCTTCGCTGTCATCGGGGAGAGATTTTAAATATTCGTTGCCGTTCCTGCTGGATACACCCACCCCTCGTATGCCGCCTTCTTTGGCTAGCTGAACGCCCTGCTCTTTGTCTAAAATACTTCCGTCCGATAATTGATAGCCGGTTACGCGTCCGCCTTCTTTTACCAACGCTACAATCTGTTTGGCATCTGCTTTGGGTTCGGGAATATCTTGCATAGCCATCATAGGCAACTTCGAAAAATCATTTTGATGATCAGTCATCGCTTTTACCTCCTATTTTAAAGATTATTTTTCTATAATCTTTAAAATAGTTTACCAACAAAGCGTGTTAATATTCTGTTTAACACATTCGATGACAAAAGAGTGTCGCAGTTTATTAATACACACAAACACTCTTTTTTAAATAATTATTGTATTACTTCGGATGACACATGTCCGCACTGGGGCAGTTGGAGCAACTGCATCCGCAAGAGCTTTTGCCTTTCTTTTTATCTTTTATCATCTTTGTAACAATCAGTACAACTAACAGCAAAACCAATGCAGCAACAACGATTGTTGAAAGATTATTAATAATAAAGCTCATAAATCCTCCTTGTCAAAGATTAGTTGAAGCCAACCTTAAATTAAAAATACTGGGTTAGTCAAAGCTAACCCTTACAATTAAATAGCTTACCACCGCTTGCCGAGATTGTCAATAGGTACTTGATATTTCTTGATAATTTGGTTAGTTTGTGCTAATCTAAATAGGACGTTAGGAGGTGTGCGAGTTGAAAAGACAAGAATCCGCTGAGGATTATTTAGAGACTATCCTTGTGCTAAATAAAAGATTGGGAATGGTGCGTTCCATCGATATTGTGAATGAAATGGGTTTTACAAAACCCAGTGTGAGCGTTGCTATGAAGAACCTGCGTGAAAAAGGTTTGATTGAAATGGACGCGGGCGGTTTTATTACGCTGACCGCCGATGGCAAAAAAATTGCAGAATGCGTTTTTGAGCGGCATATGGTGTTAACCCAAGCACTGATTTATCTCGGAGTACCCGAAGATATTGCCAAAGAGGATGCCTGCAGAATTGAGCACGACCTCAGTGCAATAACCTTCGAAAAAATAAAGGACCATATAGATAAAGCACGTTCTTAATGATGCCTCAACTAAAACCAACCTTATTTAATTTGGTGAGGGGGAAAAGAAAATGACGGAAATGTCTCTCGTATTACCCACAATACAGCATGAGAACTTCGCCAATGACTTTAAAAAAGAGTTTTTTGAAAATGGTGAATCGGTAATCAATGGAAGTGCACTGTTTGACCAAATGGAATACAGAGCATGGCTTGAAAATACAAAAAAGAATAGCAGCCCTGCTACCGTTCAGCCAAATTGGGTAGTAGCTACCACCTTTTTTGCTGTAAGAAAAAGTGATGAGAAATTAATAGGGATGATTGACATCAGGCATAGCTTAGATAATCAATTATTAGCAGAATATGGCGGGCATATCGGGTATTCTATTCTGCCGAGTGAGCGGAGAAAAGGATATGCAACCCAAATGCTTAAATTAGGGCTGGACTATGCAAAAACGCTTAACTTGAAAAAGGTAATGTTGGGGTGTAAATCAAATAATATTGCATCGCAAAAAACCATTGTTAAATGTGGGGGGAAGTTAACGGAACAAAAAACATACGTTGACAACACGCCCGTGAATATTTATTGGATTGAATTGTAAAATGAAAAAACCGCTTTGCTGTAAACTTAAGCAGCAAAACGGTTTTTTTAATACCTGATTGTATAAATTGGGGTATGAATTTAACTTAAAAACTCACATTAGCAAAACAGGAACAGCAAAGCAAAAAAGGGGCTGTTATACTATAGTTACCGTACGGAGAAAGGGTGGTGTTGCAGATTGAATTACAGTAAAGATATGGAGCGGTGCGTAGATTATATTGAAAGCAATCTACAAAATGAAATTTCAACCCAGATGTTAGCCGATGAAATTGGATATTCTGTTTACCACTTTTGCAGAGTTTTCAGCGCCTGCAAAGGCATGCCACCAACGGAATATATACGAAAAAGACGGCTTTCACTTGCTGCGCTGGAGCTGTTTCAAAACAAAAAAATAATTGATATAGCACTGAATTATGGTTTTGAAACCGCCGGCGGGTTTGCAAAGGCGTTTCGTAAGGAATATGGCTACAGCCCTGCTCAATACGCCAAACGGATGGCAGGCTTTAACCAAGCTACAATTAAAAATAAGATTGGAGATTATATTATGAACTATGTGATTATGAAAAAGCCGGCTTTTAAGGTTGCCGGTT encodes:
- a CDS encoding GNAT family N-acetyltransferase, whose product is MTEMSLVLPTIQHENFANDFKKEFFENGESVINGSALFDQMEYRAWLENTKKNSSPATVQPNWVVATTFFAVRKSDEKLIGMIDIRHSLDNQLLAEYGGHIGYSILPSERRKGYATQMLKLGLDYAKTLNLKKVMLGCKSNNIASQKTIVKCGGKLTEQKTYVDNTPVNIYWIEL